One window from the genome of Variovorax sp. PAMC26660 encodes:
- a CDS encoding AraC family transcriptional regulator, giving the protein MRKTDADPHEKTPRDAVVAARDYADGELFPSHSHPRGQFAYAACGVITVFTDQGNWVVPAQRAIWVPARLPHAMQMRGAVTMLNTYVRSKAAQRLGLPDDCRVLDVSPLLRQLLEKAVDVPALYKLGGRDAHLMGLLLHEIADMRTLSLNAPLPADPRLAQACREMLIHPSLEIGIDDMAARTGMSRRTFTRQFRQHTGVSYIEWRQQACLLAAVVRLGHGEPVTRVAADLGYSSPSAFATVFRHALGEAPSRYFDKK; this is encoded by the coding sequence ATGCGAAAAACTGACGCCGATCCCCACGAAAAAACACCGCGCGATGCCGTGGTGGCAGCCCGTGATTACGCGGACGGCGAACTCTTTCCCTCGCACAGCCACCCGCGTGGACAGTTTGCGTACGCTGCCTGCGGGGTGATCACCGTGTTCACCGACCAAGGCAACTGGGTCGTCCCGGCGCAACGTGCCATCTGGGTGCCGGCTCGGCTGCCGCACGCGATGCAGATGCGCGGGGCGGTCACCATGCTCAACACCTATGTCCGCAGCAAGGCGGCACAACGCCTGGGGCTGCCGGACGACTGCCGGGTGCTCGACGTGTCGCCGCTGCTGCGTCAACTGCTGGAAAAAGCCGTCGATGTACCTGCGCTGTACAAGCTCGGCGGACGCGATGCGCATCTGATGGGCCTCTTGCTGCACGAGATCGCGGACATGCGGACACTGTCGCTCAATGCCCCGCTGCCCGCCGACCCGCGCCTTGCGCAAGCCTGTCGGGAGATGCTGATTCACCCCTCGCTGGAGATCGGCATCGACGACATGGCGGCACGCACGGGCATGAGCCGCCGCACATTCACCCGGCAGTTCCGGCAGCACACCGGCGTCAGCTACATCGAGTGGCGCCAGCAGGCCTGCCTGCTTGCCGCAGTGGTTCGCTTGGGCCATGGCGAGCCAGTCACGAGGGTGGCCGCAGACTTGGGCTACAGCAGCCCGAGCGCCTTTGCCACCGTGTTCCGGCACGCGCTGGGTGAGGCGCCCAGCCGGTACTTCGATAAAAAATAG
- a CDS encoding EamA family transporter, with translation MADALRAGALDAEIPTMQKKHLLLAILVTAVWGFNFPITKLGLARVDPLLLTAIRFTLAALPLVFIVRRPQVAFGWLAAYGLIFGVAMWALINLGIAWGVPPGSAALLIQFSAFFTLGWGVLLFKEGLSLPQVVGLVLAALGLVGILSGRSDGATMLGFSLVMVSAVAWSIGNIVVKVSRVREIFAFVVWASLFPPIPLFLLTWLFHGSAPYLTLLEHVDGVAVFSLLFQVYGATHFCYWGWNLLLREYPVSRVAPLSLLIPVFGIAGSILIFGQQPSGSEWTSIALILSALAVGLVKGPSVLASRTGQRA, from the coding sequence TTGGCCGACGCCCTCCGCGCCGGCGCACTTGACGCGGAAATACCGACCATGCAAAAGAAACACCTGCTCCTGGCCATTCTCGTGACGGCCGTCTGGGGATTCAACTTTCCAATCACCAAACTTGGCTTGGCCAGAGTCGACCCACTGCTGCTCACCGCCATCCGCTTTACGCTGGCCGCCTTGCCCTTGGTGTTCATCGTCAGGCGCCCGCAGGTCGCCTTCGGATGGCTGGCGGCCTACGGGCTGATCTTCGGAGTGGCGATGTGGGCCTTGATCAACCTGGGCATCGCGTGGGGTGTGCCGCCGGGCAGCGCAGCCTTGCTGATCCAGTTCAGCGCCTTCTTCACTCTGGGCTGGGGGGTGCTGCTGTTCAAGGAAGGACTGAGCCTGCCGCAGGTTGTCGGCCTCGTGCTGGCAGCACTTGGATTGGTGGGCATTCTGTCGGGCCGTTCAGATGGGGCTACCATGCTCGGCTTTTCCCTGGTCATGGTCAGCGCCGTGGCCTGGAGCATCGGCAACATCGTCGTCAAGGTGTCCAGAGTGCGCGAGATCTTCGCCTTCGTGGTCTGGGCCAGCCTGTTCCCGCCGATACCTCTGTTCCTGCTGACCTGGCTGTTCCACGGATCGGCGCCCTACCTCACACTGCTCGAGCATGTCGACGGTGTGGCGGTGTTTTCGCTGCTGTTCCAGGTCTATGGCGCCACCCACTTCTGCTATTGGGGATGGAACCTGCTGCTGCGCGAATACCCGGTTTCGCGCGTGGCACCGCTTTCCCTTCTGATTCCGGTGTTCGGCATCGCTGGCTCCATCCTTATCTTTGGACAGCAGCCAAGTGGTTCCGAGTGGACGTCGATTGCGCTGATCCTGTCCGCGCTGGCGGTCGGACTGGTGAAGGGGCCGTCGGTTCTGGCCAGCAGGACGGGGCAGCGCGCATGA
- the hrcA gene encoding heat-inducible transcriptional repressor HrcA, with the protein MLDDRAKLLLKTLVERYIADGQPVGSRTLSRSSGLDLSPATIRNVMSDLEALGLIASPHTSAGRVPTHRGYRLFVDTMLTAQREQMSTPSLAPDQPQKVIANAAHLLSNLSQFVGVVMAPRRASVFKQIEFLRLSENRLLVIIVSPDGDVQNRVIFPEADYSQSQLVEASNYINAHYAGLTIEQVRDRLQSEVEKLRGEIAALMQAAVQVSSEVLTEAQEDEVVISGERNLLAVSDFSSDMGQLRRAFELFEQKAQLMRLLDVSSKAEGVRIFIGGESQVVPFEELSIVSANYEVDGQVVGTLGVIGPTRMPYERMIQIVDITSRLIGNALSHRK; encoded by the coding sequence ATGCTGGACGACCGTGCCAAGTTGCTGCTCAAGACGCTCGTCGAGCGCTACATCGCCGACGGGCAACCCGTCGGGTCACGCACGCTATCGCGTTCCTCGGGGCTGGACCTGTCGCCCGCGACCATCCGCAACGTCATGTCGGACCTGGAGGCATTGGGGCTGATTGCCAGTCCGCACACCTCGGCGGGCCGCGTACCAACCCATCGCGGCTACCGCCTCTTCGTCGACACCATGTTGACGGCCCAGCGCGAGCAGATGAGCACGCCGAGCCTCGCACCCGACCAGCCGCAGAAGGTGATTGCCAACGCGGCCCATCTGCTGTCGAACTTGTCGCAGTTCGTGGGTGTGGTGATGGCGCCTCGGCGCGCGTCGGTGTTCAAGCAGATCGAGTTCCTGCGGCTGTCCGAAAACCGGCTGCTGGTGATCATCGTGTCGCCCGATGGTGACGTGCAGAACCGGGTGATCTTCCCGGAGGCCGACTATTCGCAGTCGCAACTGGTCGAGGCCTCGAACTACATCAACGCGCACTACGCGGGCCTGACGATCGAGCAGGTTCGCGACCGTTTGCAGTCCGAGGTCGAGAAGCTGCGCGGCGAGATCGCAGCACTGATGCAGGCGGCGGTGCAGGTCAGCTCCGAGGTATTGACCGAGGCACAGGAAGACGAGGTCGTGATCTCCGGCGAGCGCAACCTGCTCGCGGTGAGCGATTTCTCCAGCGACATGGGGCAACTGCGCCGCGCCTTCGAGCTCTTCGAACAGAAGGCGCAGCTCATGCGGCTGCTCGATGTGTCGAGCAAGGCCGAAGGCGTGCGCATCTTCATCGGCGGCGAGAGCCAGGTGGTCCCGTTCGAGGAACTCTCCATCGTCAGTGCCAACTACGAGGTCGATGGGCAGGTGGTCGGCACACTGGGCGTGATCGGGCCGACGCGCATGCCTTACGAACGCATGATCCAGATCGTCGACATCACATCGCGGCTGATCGGCAATGCGTTGAGCCACCGCAAGTGA
- a CDS encoding NAD kinase, with product MTSRFRHVALIGKYQASGARAQADARDGVMESIGTFLESQGCKVFVERSTCEEEADDGAPAHPRYEALSVEEIGQRCDLGLVVGGDGTMLGIGRQLASYGIPLIGINRGRLGFITDIPLDNYQATLIPMLAGEYEEDHRSLMHAQVMRDGVSVFDTLAMNDVVVNRGATSGMVELRVSVGRHFVANQRADGLIIATPTGSTAYALSAGGPLLHPAVPGWVLVPIAPHTLSNRPVLLPDADEIVIELVGGRDASANFDMQSLASLAIGDRVVVRRSDFRVRFLHPRGWSYFDTLRKKLHWNEGGS from the coding sequence ATGACTTCTCGCTTTCGTCACGTCGCCCTGATCGGCAAATACCAGGCATCCGGCGCCCGCGCGCAAGCGGATGCACGCGACGGCGTGATGGAGAGCATCGGCACCTTCCTGGAATCGCAGGGTTGCAAGGTGTTTGTCGAGCGCTCGACCTGCGAGGAAGAAGCCGATGACGGCGCACCGGCCCATCCGCGCTACGAAGCCCTGTCGGTCGAAGAGATCGGCCAGCGCTGCGACCTCGGCCTGGTGGTCGGCGGCGACGGCACCATGCTGGGCATCGGCCGGCAACTCGCCAGCTACGGCATTCCGCTGATCGGCATCAACCGCGGCCGGCTCGGCTTCATCACAGACATTCCGCTCGACAACTACCAGGCCACGCTCATCCCGATGCTGGCCGGCGAGTACGAGGAAGACCACCGCAGCCTGATGCACGCCCAGGTCATGCGCGACGGCGTGTCGGTGTTCGACACGCTCGCCATGAACGACGTGGTGGTCAATCGCGGCGCCACCTCCGGCATGGTCGAGTTGCGCGTGTCGGTGGGCCGCCATTTCGTGGCCAACCAGCGCGCCGATGGCCTGATCATCGCCACGCCCACGGGCTCGACCGCTTATGCGCTGTCTGCCGGCGGTCCTTTGCTTCATCCGGCGGTGCCCGGCTGGGTGCTGGTGCCGATCGCGCCACACACGCTGTCGAACCGCCCCGTGCTGCTGCCCGATGCCGACGAGATCGTGATCGAGCTGGTGGGCGGGCGCGACGCCAGCGCCAATTTCGACATGCAGTCACTGGCCTCCCTCGCGATCGGCGATCGCGTGGTGGTGCGCCGCTCCGACTTCCGGGTGCGCTTCCTGCACCCCCGGGGCTGGAGCTATTTCGACACGCTGCGCAAGAAACTTCATTGGAACGAAGGGGGCTCCTGA
- the recN gene encoding DNA repair protein RecN, producing the protein MALRRIALRDFVIVRSLELDLSAGFTVLTGETGAGKSILIDALQLALGNRADAGAVREGAERLDVSAEFDADPALATWLDEGGFEAGDALLLRRTVDLQGRSRGWINGSPATATQLRELGDRLLDIHGQHAWQSLTRPEAVRGLLDAYAGIRTDALDAAWHGWRQALSALEHARSAQDSLQRERERLQWQIAEVAKLAPGVDEWEELSTNHSRISNAQALIDAAQGAGQALEDDDNGALSALTRAATLLQNCEHIEPEFRSLGEVLASCVAQASDAAHSLHGYLRNAEADPQSLAELDARMGLWMSLARRYKRTPAELPMLLAGWQSELQALDAQSDLEGLERIEQNAQQAYMKEAKALGKARKQAAPRLAQAVTQAMQGLGMQGGCFEVELQPLAQPGRAGLEDVAFLVAGHTGSTPRAIGKVASGGELSRIALAIAVTTSQLGAAQTLIFDEVDAGVGGAVAETVGRLMKQLGRDRQVLAVTHLPQVAACADHHLVVAKRQTAAAGKDGPRTESGVSRLDNDNRAKEIARMLGGEKVSQTSLAHAREMLGHKTSATAP; encoded by the coding sequence ATGGCGCTGCGACGCATCGCACTGCGCGACTTCGTGATCGTGCGATCACTTGAACTCGACCTGTCCGCCGGCTTCACGGTATTGACCGGAGAAACCGGCGCCGGCAAATCCATCCTGATCGATGCGCTGCAACTGGCGCTGGGCAACCGCGCCGACGCAGGCGCGGTGCGCGAAGGCGCCGAACGGCTCGACGTGAGCGCCGAATTCGACGCAGACCCGGCCCTTGCCACCTGGCTTGACGAAGGCGGCTTCGAAGCCGGCGACGCGCTGCTGCTGCGCCGCACCGTCGACCTGCAGGGCCGCAGCCGCGGCTGGATCAACGGCAGCCCGGCCACAGCCACGCAACTGCGCGAGCTTGGCGACCGCCTGCTCGACATCCACGGCCAGCACGCCTGGCAAAGCCTGACGCGGCCCGAGGCCGTGCGCGGCCTGCTCGATGCCTATGCGGGCATTCGCACCGACGCGCTCGATGCCGCCTGGCACGGCTGGCGGCAGGCGCTCTCCGCGCTGGAACACGCGCGCTCGGCACAAGACTCGCTGCAACGCGAACGCGAGCGGCTTCAATGGCAGATTGCCGAAGTCGCAAAGCTGGCGCCAGGTGTCGACGAGTGGGAAGAACTCTCGACCAACCACTCGCGCATCTCGAACGCACAGGCCCTGATCGACGCCGCGCAAGGCGCCGGCCAGGCGCTGGAAGACGACGACAACGGCGCGCTGTCCGCGCTCACGCGCGCGGCCACGCTGCTGCAGAACTGCGAGCACATCGAGCCCGAATTCCGATCGCTGGGCGAGGTGCTTGCCTCCTGCGTGGCGCAAGCGTCGGACGCCGCCCATTCGCTGCACGGCTACCTGCGCAATGCCGAAGCCGATCCACAGAGCCTGGCCGAGCTGGACGCACGCATGGGCCTGTGGATGTCGCTCGCGCGTCGCTACAAGCGCACGCCGGCCGAGCTGCCGATGCTGCTGGCCGGTTGGCAGTCCGAACTGCAGGCGCTCGACGCGCAAAGCGATCTCGAAGGCCTGGAGCGCATCGAGCAGAACGCCCAACAGGCTTATATGAAAGAGGCCAAGGCGCTCGGCAAGGCCCGCAAGCAGGCGGCTCCGCGTCTGGCCCAGGCTGTCACGCAGGCCATGCAAGGCCTTGGCATGCAGGGCGGGTGCTTCGAGGTCGAGCTGCAGCCGCTGGCGCAGCCCGGCCGCGCCGGCCTGGAAGACGTGGCCTTTCTCGTGGCCGGCCACACCGGCAGCACGCCGCGCGCCATCGGCAAGGTGGCATCGGGTGGTGAGCTTTCGCGCATCGCACTGGCCATCGCCGTGACGACCAGCCAGCTCGGCGCCGCGCAGACACTGATCTTCGACGAGGTCGATGCCGGCGTCGGCGGGGCCGTGGCTGAAACCGTGGGCCGCCTGATGAAGCAACTGGGCCGCGACCGGCAGGTGCTCGCCGTGACTCACCTGCCCCAAGTGGCCGCCTGCGCCGACCATCACCTCGTGGTGGCCAAGCGCCAGACGGCCGCGGCCGGCAAGGACGGCCCGCGTACCGAGAGCGGCGTTTCGCGGCTCGACAACGACAACCGCGCCAAGGAGATTGCCCGCATGCTGGGTGGCGAAAAGGTCTCGCAGACCTCGCTCGCGCATGCACGCGAAATGCTCGGCCACAAGACTTCGGCGACCGCGCCATGA
- the rapZ gene encoding RNase adapter RapZ: MNLDLVLITGMSGSGKSVALHALEDAGYYCVDNLPPELLTSFIALQHEQQATRVAIAMDVRSGVSLPIVPQQLEALRRDGISLRSLFLDATTDALLRRYSETRRRHPLSRQEGRTDVPDQHRVLTQAIELERELLGDLRDGADVIDTSLIRPAQLQSYIKALISAPQSALTLVFESFAFKRGVPLDADYVFDVRMLPNPHYVPALRPLTGRDEPVIEWLREHDDVARMYDDIEQFLSHWLDALARDHRSYVTVAIGCTGGQHRSVFLVEQLARSFGARWGALKRHRELDAS; encoded by the coding sequence ATGAACCTCGACCTCGTACTCATCACCGGCATGTCCGGCTCCGGCAAGTCGGTGGCCCTGCATGCGCTGGAAGACGCGGGCTATTACTGCGTCGACAACCTGCCGCCCGAGCTGCTGACATCCTTCATCGCGTTGCAGCACGAGCAGCAGGCCACGCGCGTGGCCATTGCGATGGACGTGCGCAGCGGCGTGTCGCTGCCGATCGTTCCGCAGCAGCTCGAAGCGCTGCGGCGCGATGGCATCTCGCTGCGTTCGCTGTTCCTTGATGCAACCACCGACGCCCTGCTGCGCCGCTACTCGGAAACCCGCCGCCGTCACCCGCTTTCGCGCCAGGAAGGCCGCACCGACGTGCCCGACCAGCATCGCGTGCTCACGCAGGCCATCGAGCTCGAACGCGAGCTGCTGGGTGACCTGCGTGACGGTGCCGACGTGATCGACACCAGCCTGATACGGCCGGCCCAATTGCAGAGCTACATCAAGGCCTTGATCTCTGCGCCGCAAAGCGCGTTGACGCTGGTGTTCGAGTCATTCGCCTTCAAGCGTGGCGTGCCGCTCGACGCGGACTATGTGTTCGACGTGCGCATGCTGCCCAACCCGCACTACGTGCCCGCGCTGCGTCCGCTCACGGGCCGCGACGAGCCGGTGATCGAATGGCTGCGCGAGCACGACGACGTGGCACGCATGTACGACGACATCGAGCAGTTCCTGTCCCACTGGCTCGATGCGCTGGCGCGCGACCATCGCAGCTACGTCACGGTGGCTATCGGCTGCACCGGGGGGCAGCATCGTTCGGTGTTCCTGGTCGAGCAACTGGCGCGTTCTTTCGGCGCACGCTGGGGCGCACTCAAGCGCCATCGCGAACTCGACGCAAGCTAG
- the mutY gene encoding A/G-specific adenine glycosylase, with product MPPDFAAQIVSWQRSHGRSELPWQNTRDPYRVWLSEVMLQQTQVSTVLGYFARFLERFPDVKALAAGTEDEVFGLWSGLGYYSRARNMHRCAQDIVARFGGEFPRTAADLVTLPGIGRSTAAAIAAFCFGERVAILDGNVKRVLTRVLGFGGDMSSSAQERALWDLATQLLPPAEQREAIAHYTQGLMDLGATVCLPRKPSCMICPVDKTCVGLREGGPERYPVKTRKLKRSAQSLWVLVARDEEGRVWLEKRPSKGIWAGLYCLPVFDSRDDLLAALPPAAQRGAQDLPAFVHVLTHKDLHMHPVLLQGSQPQGEAARWVDAEEWARLGLPAPVRKLLESSSAV from the coding sequence CTGCCTCCGGACTTCGCGGCGCAGATCGTGAGCTGGCAGCGCAGTCATGGGCGCAGCGAGCTGCCGTGGCAGAACACCCGCGACCCGTATCGCGTGTGGCTGTCGGAGGTGATGCTCCAGCAGACGCAGGTCTCGACGGTGCTCGGCTACTTCGCGCGTTTTCTCGAGCGCTTTCCTGATGTGAAGGCGCTCGCTGCAGGCACGGAAGACGAGGTGTTCGGTCTCTGGAGCGGCTTGGGCTACTACAGCCGCGCGCGCAACATGCACCGGTGTGCGCAGGACATCGTCGCCCGATTCGGTGGCGAGTTTCCGCGCACCGCCGCTGATTTGGTGACCTTGCCCGGCATCGGCCGCTCCACCGCCGCCGCAATTGCCGCCTTCTGCTTCGGCGAGCGGGTCGCGATCCTCGACGGCAATGTGAAGCGCGTGCTGACGCGCGTGCTCGGCTTCGGCGGCGACATGTCTTCATCGGCCCAGGAGCGCGCGCTGTGGGACCTGGCGACGCAACTGCTCCCGCCCGCCGAACAGCGTGAGGCGATCGCGCACTACACGCAGGGGCTGATGGACCTGGGTGCCACGGTCTGCCTGCCGCGCAAGCCGAGCTGCATGATCTGCCCGGTCGACAAGACCTGCGTGGGTTTGCGTGAAGGCGGGCCGGAGCGCTATCCCGTCAAGACCCGCAAGCTCAAGCGCAGTGCCCAGTCGCTCTGGGTGCTGGTCGCCCGCGATGAAGAAGGCCGTGTGTGGCTTGAGAAGCGGCCGTCGAAGGGCATCTGGGCGGGTCTGTATTGCCTGCCGGTGTTCGACAGCCGCGACGATCTGCTTGCAGCACTGCCGCCCGCCGCGCAGCGTGGCGCACAGGATCTGCCGGCCTTCGTGCACGTGCTGACCCACAAAGACCTGCACATGCATCCCGTGCTGCTGCAGGGCAGTCAGCCGCAAGGCGAGGCCGCACGCTGGGTCGATGCCGAGGAATGGGCCCGCTTGGGCTTGCCTGCGCCGGTGCGCAAGCTGCTGGAGAGCAGCAGCGCTGTCTGA
- a CDS encoding dynamin family protein: MSRSFNQQLDQHGAWRSNFAHRLQWLSRWLTENELLDQSVAERLRGLETQIRTSKVMVAFVAEFSRGKSELINAIFFAGYGRRIMPASAGRTTMCPTELGYDAALAPKLRLLPIETRLEPHSLAHWREKSTRWTEIAIDVGNAEQLAQAMSKVAEVLWVEKEEARTLGFWNDDTPDDNPVQNAEGRVEIPRWRHAVLNMPHPLLEQGLVILDTPGLNAIGAEPELTVSLIPQAHAVVFILGAETGVTRSDLSIWREHLITEDEGNNTRFVVLNKIDTMWDTLSTPAQIEQQIERQRDSAARLLEVPLAQVLPVSAQKGLQAKIQRDGPLLEASRLLALEALLGEGVLGKRETMLRLAVDAGMTALRAEAERILKVRQRDLSEQALELQGLRGKNVSVIRHMRARIDQEHAEFEGSNTRILALRSVQGKLLREVYAVLGRTALKADMVRLSTALKRPGVKFNVRKVYAETFDSLRNNLREVQATTAEIQSMLHATFRQLNAEQGFTLQAPAEPDLTGFEQELSQIERSHIHYLGVGNLLKLAQADFCDKLVRALASRLRLVNEAAMTEVERWSKGASAQIDAQLKERRRNFSKRIEAIERIQSAAGNLDERLVELAAQESNLAELHHRLRDFTSLITQQGKPQPGAAAAGELRAA, translated from the coding sequence TTGAGCCGCTCCTTCAACCAACAACTCGATCAGCACGGTGCCTGGCGGAGCAATTTCGCGCACCGGCTGCAGTGGCTGTCCCGCTGGCTGACCGAGAACGAGCTGCTCGACCAGTCCGTGGCCGAGCGCTTGCGCGGGCTCGAGACGCAGATCCGCACCAGCAAGGTCATGGTCGCGTTCGTGGCCGAGTTCTCGCGCGGCAAGTCGGAGCTGATCAACGCGATCTTTTTCGCCGGCTACGGGCGGCGCATCATGCCCGCCAGCGCGGGCCGGACCACGATGTGCCCGACCGAGCTGGGCTACGACGCCGCGCTGGCGCCCAAGCTGCGCCTGCTGCCGATCGAAACCCGCCTGGAGCCCCACTCGCTGGCCCACTGGCGTGAAAAGTCCACGCGCTGGACCGAAATCGCCATCGACGTCGGCAACGCCGAGCAACTGGCGCAGGCGATGAGCAAGGTGGCCGAGGTGCTGTGGGTCGAGAAGGAAGAAGCGCGAACCCTGGGCTTCTGGAACGACGACACGCCCGACGACAACCCGGTGCAGAACGCCGAAGGCCGCGTCGAAATTCCGCGCTGGCGCCATGCCGTGCTGAACATGCCCCATCCGCTGCTGGAACAGGGGCTGGTGATTCTCGACACTCCCGGCCTGAATGCGATCGGCGCCGAACCCGAACTGACGGTGAGCCTGATTCCGCAAGCGCACGCCGTCGTCTTCATCCTCGGCGCCGAAACCGGCGTGACGCGCTCCGATCTGTCGATCTGGCGCGAGCACCTGATCACCGAGGACGAAGGCAACAACACGCGCTTCGTGGTGCTCAACAAGATCGACACCATGTGGGACACGCTGAGCACGCCCGCACAGATCGAGCAGCAGATCGAACGCCAGCGCGACAGCGCGGCCCGCTTGCTCGAAGTGCCGCTCGCGCAGGTGCTGCCGGTTTCCGCGCAAAAGGGGCTGCAGGCCAAGATCCAGCGCGACGGCCCCTTGCTCGAAGCCAGCCGGTTGCTGGCGCTCGAAGCCCTGCTGGGCGAAGGCGTGCTCGGCAAGCGCGAGACCATGTTGCGGCTCGCCGTCGACGCCGGCATGACCGCGTTGCGCGCCGAGGCCGAACGCATCCTGAAGGTGCGCCAGCGCGACCTGTCCGAGCAGGCGCTCGAACTGCAGGGGTTGCGCGGCAAGAACGTTTCGGTGATCCGGCACATGCGCGCGCGCATCGACCAGGAACACGCAGAGTTCGAGGGCAGCAACACCCGCATCCTGGCGCTGCGCTCGGTGCAGGGCAAGCTGCTGCGCGAGGTGTACGCGGTGCTCGGCCGTACCGCGCTCAAGGCCGACATGGTGCGGTTATCGACTGCGCTCAAGCGTCCCGGCGTCAAGTTCAACGTCCGCAAGGTGTATGCGGAGACTTTCGATTCGCTGCGCAACAACCTGCGCGAAGTGCAGGCGACCACGGCCGAGATCCAGTCGATGCTGCACGCCACCTTCCGCCAGCTCAATGCCGAGCAGGGCTTCACCCTGCAGGCGCCGGCCGAGCCCGACCTGACGGGTTTCGAGCAGGAGCTCAGCCAGATCGAACGCAGCCACATCCACTACCTGGGCGTGGGCAACTTGCTGAAGCTCGCGCAGGCCGATTTTTGCGACAAGCTGGTTCGCGCGCTGGCCAGCCGGCTGCGGTTGGTCAACGAAGCCGCCATGACGGAAGTCGAGCGCTGGAGCAAGGGCGCGAGCGCGCAGATCGATGCGCAGCTCAAGGAGCGCCGCCGCAACTTCAGCAAGCGCATCGAGGCGATCGAGCGCATCCAAAGTGCCGCAGGCAATCTGGACGAGCGGCTGGTTGAACTCGCCGCACAGGAAAGCAACCTGGCCGAGCTTCATCACCGCCTGCGCGATTTCACGTCGCTGATCACGCAGCAGGGAAAGCCGCAGCCTGGCGCGGCCGCTGCCGGCGAGTTGCGTGCGGCTTGA
- the mutM gene encoding bifunctional DNA-formamidopyrimidine glycosylase/DNA-(apurinic or apyrimidinic site) lyase, which translates to MPELPEVEVTRRGIADRIAGARIDAVRVGKPLRWALMVLPETLVGRRVLQVRRRGKYLLIDLDRGILLLHLGMSGSLRFDAVLPPPGAHDHFDLVTDRGTLRLNDPRRFGAVVYVDHEEAPWAIKLLGGLGMEPLGDDFDLDAFHAGLKKRKAAIKLVLLAGDVVVGVGNIYASEALFQAGIRPTLSAARITRPRAAKLHAAVREILARAVEKGGSTLRDFSNVDGQGGYFQLEATVYGRAGEPCRVCATPIRLLRQGQRSTYYCPNCQK; encoded by the coding sequence ATGCCTGAGTTACCCGAAGTCGAAGTCACCCGGCGCGGCATTGCCGACCGCATTGCCGGCGCCCGCATCGACGCCGTGCGCGTCGGCAAACCCTTGCGCTGGGCGCTGATGGTGTTGCCTGAAACGCTAGTCGGACGGCGGGTGCTCCAGGTGCGGCGTCGCGGCAAATACCTGCTGATCGATCTCGATCGCGGCATCCTGCTGCTGCACTTGGGCATGTCGGGCAGCCTGCGTTTCGACGCGGTGTTGCCGCCGCCCGGCGCGCACGATCACTTCGACCTGGTCACCGACCGCGGCACCTTGCGCCTGAACGATCCACGCCGCTTCGGCGCCGTGGTCTATGTGGACCATGAAGAGGCTCCCTGGGCCATCAAGCTGCTCGGCGGCCTGGGCATGGAGCCGCTGGGCGACGACTTCGACCTCGATGCGTTCCATGCCGGCCTCAAGAAACGCAAGGCGGCCATCAAGCTGGTGCTGCTGGCCGGCGACGTGGTGGTGGGCGTGGGCAATATCTATGCGTCCGAGGCGCTGTTCCAGGCCGGCATCCGGCCGACGCTCTCGGCCGCGCGCATCACCCGGCCGCGGGCCGCCAAGCTGCACGCGGCGGTGCGCGAAATACTGGCCCGCGCGGTGGAGAAGGGCGGCAGCACATTGCGCGACTTCTCGAACGTGGACGGGCAGGGCGGCTATTTCCAGTTGGAAGCGACTGTTTACGGCCGGGCTGGCGAGCCTTGTCGGGTTTGTGCAACGCCGATCCGCCTGCTGCGCCAGGGGCAGCGCTCCACCTACTACTGCCCCAATTGTCAGAAGTAA